A stretch of DNA from Leguminivora glycinivorella isolate SPB_JAAS2020 chromosome 12, LegGlyc_1.1, whole genome shotgun sequence:
aatctaagctaagagtttcgacatgacaagaaatgaatcattgcttgatttgctcgcactactgcgttaaaaaaagcagcatctgtactgaaaaaaactatcattgcgcaacagaaattatattaatatcacagtaaatactctatttcatttgattcctacttttattgtgtaaatcaacactacacttcatttttatcaataagaattaaaaattatatatttaatacattaagtaactataaagtgcttatctatttgtattatcattctgcacttttcttaactttcccacatttctataaaatgtcgaagagtgcttaaatggtcgtcgtcgtttattattatttaattcgctcatatttaaatgattcaaagcaaccagtccacaacttcacaagacagtttgagaaaccttcgtatttcagattgtcatttgcggatacagtggtttaggagcagttcggtaatcagacctacacatgtgtgtacaaattctgtcaatgtcactgtcagaaaccgttctgacagtgacaatgacagccacaaattcgtccacatgttgttaccgttatgtgtgcaaacgtcgactaataaagtgtcgtcaaaagtcattctgacagtgacattgacagccacaaattcgtacacattttgttaccgtaacgagtgcacacgacgactacattttgttattgtatcaatacggtcgcattgtttgcacgacgttaccacgcgttatgtcacatttgacagttagttactgatttgaagattttgcgactgaaatggttgtatgggaagaacgcctttctgcaccggtgataaagttcaatttagtatggcaaaaaagtgtgagctcagtccctattgtaccatgtttagcggcccaaatgtcattgtcagtgagttccaaagacaggggacagcggaatcacattttttgccatactaaattgaaccttattactgagacaaaaaggtgaccgttttcgctattctgaactatcgaaaacggtccacatgagagggcattgtttgggctggtgtccctctcgcacgtgtggccagtgttaatgagccataatagtagtatttatatatatattattttagtgttatattcaaactagggtttcgatatatttcaaagaattggaaaataattacaatgtaattattttgatgccaataaatcaaagatttgtataattaaaaacgacgttcactgaataatgttgacattgtcagtaagtgcgagagggacaccagcccaaacaatgacctctcatgtggacacactttttgacctaactacacaatctagtttaataattctaaatctatgatgagttcagacgggatatgttctgtaaaaagtcgtataaattaaaataattaattttgtaaagctgagtttagacatgcaagttattgctgcaagttttgagacagaagtatatgctagaaagagatgcagatatttgccactcactgcgtctcaaaacttgcagcaataacttgctggtctaaactcagcttaacgagaacaacacacgggcgcgccatctgtcccagctgtggtgctttactcaggccacacgctataaccataccgagcgcatcgatcagccgcttagttccaacgcgcgccaatagatggcgctaaagctatattgcgaaacgggacaatgacgtcatctttttcgtgcatgctgcccgtagtaacgagttattagacgttatcacgtcaaaaactTATTGCGACGCTTACGTGAAACGGAACACATATTAAGTGTCAAACGTCAAATTCAAACTATCGACGAAAACGGTTACTTTGTTGTCAATGAGTGTTTGAAAAAGTGGCGTACTGAGATATcgtttacaatattattatatagtgCAGACagaatgttttaaaaatacttGTGGCTAATGGTTTTAAAGGTATTTGTTAGTGGTGCAGTGAAATAATTCGTTTCCTTCGAAGTAAGTACCAACCCTCTTGTTGTGTTTACTACGCGTTGGTTCTCGGATTTGCTGGACATTTGATGAAACTATTTAGTATAATGGCCTTATTTGAGATAACCCAAATTTATTACAAGCGTGCCTGTAGCACAAACTACAAAAAAACATGAGAATAAACTATTCAAACAACAAATGTATCTGAGTAATTATGAcctttgtttattattttaaaatgaatgttACTCGTAATTGCCTTACACTCCGTGGTCTTAATCTCGTGTGGCACTATTTTCACGGTTCGGGTATTTCTACAGATAAGGGCATTTCTTTTGTATGTTGTATCCTTACTGACAATACAGCCTATAATTATGTAAGCAGAAAATCAACTCCATTTTAGACCAACTACTAAAGTCCTAATTCTAAGCCTTTGTGATAAGTCCTACATTGTTTGTCCTGGATGTGTATTTTTGCCTGAAACCTGgactttattttgtatttttttttattataaatgggcttacttttggccagaaactagccaaaggcaaagacatggCCTATGATAGAGTGAGCTCACCCAAAGGATGCCTATTCACCCTATCTATTGTTATTCTGTACCTAGTCAAATTCTATCTGGTTCTGTATGATGTTGGCATGAACACAATTTGTATTGCTGGAAATAAACTCATACATACAAGTTTCGATTTCCATGTGTGTGCATTACGTCATTTCTTCACAGTActaactgatttagatttatatttctttattagtaaatttataacaaaaattaaattacaatgtGTAATACAATTCATAATATGACTCTTAAATTAGAACTTAGAtgaaatgtaagtatttttagtTTCTGTGTAGGACAAAACTTCTGCATAGAAACTAGAAATACACACAAAGACATATGCTATACAGTGCAATCTTCTGGCACTGTTGCTGACATTAGTGGAAAATTCGGATTACTGAAAAAAACAGCCATGCTctgtatattttaatattattttatgtatgttataataaaaagACTGtgctaaaatttaaaaaacattcAACCATTATCTGGTTTTTAGCCACTTATAAAGTGAAGTcagactgataatttacgcataGATGGTTAACTTGCACTTGAAATTATCACTTGCATCCCTATTTTAGTGCTGGATTACTGGATGTTTCATACCTACCACCGAAGTGCCTGATTATCGAGATTCTACTGTACATAGAAATCAAAGATTTTgcacattttattaattttatctgGCCCTCCACCTTCCTTGAAAATAGTGTGTGATAATATTATATGGCCAGAATTGTagtaaaaaatgtattttaagtGAATAAGAGAATAATAgaagtaaattttaaataataatagaatTAAATCTGGCCCTCTTTAAAGTCCTTCAAGTTTGCCCACCACCCACCACTActctaaaacaatcaaaataatttctGCCAGCCTCTTGTTAAAACAGCACCTGAGTttttattaaggtacagcggggcaaatctcgactggaggggggggggggcaaatgtaactgtccattttttccatgtttacaatgtttgcattagtaaatagagtgtccaccggttatattatggtaggcgtatatgttggtagctcctcttcgaagggtatgactgatccatctccatttcctCTGAGCAACTTCCTCTGCGatcggaggttgtcggcacATACTCCACAAATCCTCATTTCTTATGGTCTTCGGCCAGAAGATACGGAGGATCGACCGGAGGGACTTATTGAAAAATATCTGCAGTTTGTGTGTTAGCCCCTTTGTtgtatcatagtgtaataatggaaaaaatggatttgtggcccctcagtcgagatttgccccactgtaccttactgTCTTTACATTTTAGCACTGGGGTGAATCAAcattttcttgcctgttattgccatggttacggtcccctgagtcatgctggttttatgcaaaattatgctacttaaactatgcattGCATTTTTCTGGTATTAATAAGTCCTttcctacctacctatatttatagtttttaagcattatttaagagaattgtgattgttttaattttagatatttttctatgaaataaattttatcttatctttccttaatttgccacctacaaacatggactacatgcatgcttgcataattttgcataaaaccagcgtgactcaggggaccgtaaccacggcaataacaggcaaggaaaagttgattcacccactgactttacaaattatatttcagGCACCACAAAATGTCCAAGTCACACTCAAAAATCTCTCCGGCTCGGTCCCAGGGCTTCATCACACCCCAACAACGAACCAGACGCACCCTGAGCTCTGCCTCGCCAGCTCAGTCCGAGGGCCGTCTCTCAACCGTGGTGGAGAAGTTTGTAAAGAGCGACAGGTTGGTGTTGTCACCGATGAAGAGGAGATCTGTGCTGCCGGATGACACCGATATTGAGGCACCGAGGCGTAAGTATACTTAATTTCATCATAGGATTTATtcaaatacaccgtgtttttattgttttccgttaaattctacacgcagttaggttcatcaccaggaaccagcctgtatatcacttcgtttaattcgaaaaaaaaaattttttttcctttccatacataataaatgaattaattagtgtgagaggaccataaaattaaagccagtgtcaagtgtctgacggcaaatgtcaaaacaaataacataaggaagtggtaaaggatgCCACACACGTAATTACGCGtaggacgctagtttcttagagaaattaattgtatttgacctaaagaatctttccttaaagttaacagaattcaataaaaacagggtgtatatttgtGATTTAGTTACTAGCGCTCAACGCTAAAGAGAAGTGAAGGTgcaaagaaagaaataaaaaatcgttAATAACAAAATTGGCCAGTCGATGTGAACATTCATATACAGATGTAGTTCGAAAAGTTTTCCTTCGTATTATttcggaaacgtacgaacgtgtcatgctatttcaatcagtctcagtacaagatgtactacATTGACTGAACAAATACGAATGTACCaggaaaatacgaaggaaacccttttccacagatgtcatatataccatagatcaagcaaacgtatctacttagcgtgtcaaatgaactcagtgaaatccactgagttgtccgtctttactcgcagcttgcagctttcgggcgtcaatttttgtaagttgaagtcaaccaaaacataaaaaatgcctcgttacgtgatattcaattgcaacaacacaaaaattatgaacaatcaagagcctgagacatatttaaaattacaggcaagaatcaacttcagtacaaaatttgacacgctcggcccctatacaaatatatgaatttgtttcttctatctaaattaagttctgtgcccTTTTCTCATCTACCTAACTAacctaaatattttttgctacattttcaaaaactgtttttgACTGTGAAACTGCATTCTCCGTACATTGTACACCCACGccgacgttcgcgagacgcgTAGTGTGGGGGGGACCCTAACAGATGTATgaattacatacataaacttacgcctgtattcccaaaacgGGTAGGCAGGGCAGAAGAcattgctcaagtttcagtggcaCTACAAAAGAGtatgaaattatatttttgtcacACTTGTATAATAAATGTTCAATTGCACACGGGGGGACCGGGAGTCATAGATTTTTTTGTTGCCAGTGTCACGAAAAAGTTTGTTCGTAACTCgtggcgtaagaatattgcaaattTGAGTCTTTAAATTTATCTGggaagccgtcgcgatttaacttactctttgcaaaaaaattaacttgcaacacgttgcacaatgtacagtcaaccaattggaaccctaggccactctacaaccatgtcaaattaacaagcagtaagagatttcttacaatctgatttataatgtcaatatgacatagttctacagtggcctagggttccaattggttgactgtactattgtgacatataaataaataaatattataggacagtcttacacagatcgactgagtcccgcggtaagctcaagaagacttgtgttgcagatactcagacaacgatatatataatatacaaatacttatacacatagaaaacatccatgactcaggaacaaatatctgtggtcatcacacaaataattgcccttaccgggattcgaacccgggaccgcggcgtagcaggcagggtcactacgcgctaggccagaccggtcgtcgatatGAATGACAGGTCAATAAATTAAGAATATAAATGATTTTCAGGTGCAAGTTGGTGGAAGAAGCTGGAGGGAAGCTCCAGGGATGTCCTCGAAGCCCTGGACACCAACAAGATGCCTGACAACTTGCTCGAGGAATATGAGTTTGAAGTTGAAAAGTAAGCTACTGTGTAAATATAAATCAAAAATTGGAGTAATAAATAGCTGATTAGTTATAAAAAgggctggtggcctagcggtaagagcgtgcgactttcaaacGCGGGTTCAAATCTCGGCAGTTTTTCAGAACATCAAAACAATGCAAAATGTCATTATATTTTGCTAAATATAGCTTACTAATACAAATATTTAGGTACTAATATACTTACTACTACCAGGGGCGGCTTACtacgcgattctatcgccgcgctacaagtacatgctggcggccgcgacttcgcggcctaatcaggggtgacgcgcgttctcacggaacgcacgttagcactttctattgttactttatgccgcgagttttttaaggttcatatacgATGTCCGCGTGTAGAATggctaatgcttagttaaattgAGATcatgaatgaaataaataccataggacattcttacacagatctacatTCATTAAGCCCCACGAAAAAGttgaataaggcttgtgatgttggaacttaaacgtaaatatatacatacatacatacatacaatcacgcctgtgtcccatgaaggggtaggcagagcacatcaaactactcaggtttcagtgccactcttggcaaataaggggttgaaagaaaacgaaactgtgacattgcagtgacaggttgccagcctgtcgcctacgccacaatttaacctatgGGTTAAATTAGGGTTATGGGTTAttaggcgactgtgggatatgtcccacagtcgccttctacgacacccacgggaagaaagggggtggtgaagttcttaacccgtcaccacacgggcaacgtaaatatataaatactgtatatacaggatatataaatttgtatatatatatatatatatatatatatatatgtcggatcgtgggcgtatcataccagaaccgttgtcaggacctGCCGTAGTTGTTTATGAAGgcttttcaatgaaataccatgtccatattacagaatttacttcacaaaatcgattacacattaaatcacgttatagattacatcccgcctattatttcgagcaaactgccggattagaccgaagaatctccaacaacgccagcactcctTCAACCGTTTTCCCTGCAGCTCGATTggcagcctccaatcatctATTCATCATCTGTTTTTCCATTCTGTTCTTTTAGACAATAGCGTTCTCTCTGgcgttttggcagaactcagtcgaataccaaccaggttgtacaaagttgtaaaacccttgtttgctttatttgtcaaatatagcgtcataaaacgtatcttaaaccacattttggtcattctccgacatatataGAAAGTATCCAAgatttgaatataatattataacattttatctgagaattaattcgttataatccataggcaaccctataaCCGgtcgccgcgcacgtgcggctcgtttctttgtaagaattttgtaggcatttaaaaaggcggcatttcgtgaacatcaaagcagtgggccttctgtacttgtactattatatattctgtgctactgCTGCTGAATATTTACTTTACTTAATTATTGAGTGATTAAGACGGAAAAGTTTCCATTACAGAAAAGGTTTTATCTCATTCATTGAAAAGAACACTTAGAAGCCAAAGGATTAGGAAGAAAGTGTCCAGGCAAAGGAAAAGAGCTTAATAGAGAGCAATTTTACGTCCTGAATTTAGTTGCACTGTTATAGATTATTTCTAGGCCACCTGCTAGACGGCCTGTtactattgaatattttttactgTTTCAGAGACAACAAACAGAGTCAATCAGACCAACAGAGTCAAAGCAGCGACAACGAATCAGTCGCCAGCATCGTTGTACCGCAGAGAAGACTATTCGACCAAAAGAAACAAACTCAAGCTAAATTCGGCGACATTATGGGATCACGCAAATCCCTAGGAAGAACTAACATCGAAGACCAATCTATAGAGGTCGCTCCTAAAAACCTCTTCAATAAAGGACCTAGAAACCGACCAGTTTTTCCTGCTGCTTTACTCAACTCTACTAATAAAACCATAAATAAAACTGTTGAACCAGAAATAAACAAGCAGACTCGTCCAAATCTCTTCGGTCAAGCTGGAACTAAAAGAAAAAACATGTTCACTGATTTTGTTCTGTCTGACGATAGTGAAGGAGACTCAGAAGTACAACATAAAGTGTTTGGtttcaaaaaaaataacaagaGAATGAGTTTGGGTACTCGCAGTCGGCGAATGCCGTCTCTAACGCCAAGCATGACCACTGAAATTGATATTGATGATTGGAATCTTTTACCATCTTCTACTATGATTGGGGCGCAAGAAGCTTCACAAATTAGCGATAAAGATATAGAAATGCAAGACGAAAATCAAGATAATACGCTTACAGACGACATACCTTTAAATCACACCAATAATACGAGCGTGATACAAGATGAAGAAAAtgataaaacacttacaaatgAAAACATAGATGTCAACAAAACTCAAGATGGAAATGTAAAGGATGTGTCTAAAAGAGTGAACAAAACACGTGAGAAAAGCAAACTTAATTCAAGTGCCAAAGATAAATCTTTGCAAAATAAGTCTACTAAGCCAAGTGCCAATAGTACTAATACTAAAAATATGGAAACAGAAGAAGTGATTGTTGAGCAACAACAAAATAACACCGTCGCTGATAAAAATACTCGATTAGCTGACAATGAACAATCGTTAGAAGACAAAATGGCTGAAATACATGGAGAaagtgttgaaattgaaaagagTCGACTAAACACAGTATCAAACAAAACAGGAGAAAACATAGGTGTCGACAAGAGTCAAGATGTAGTACCAAAAGATGTTTCTAAGAAAGTAAACCAAACATacaataaaagtaaaagtaaattGAATACAAGTGTCCAAGATAAATCTTTACAAAACAAATCTACTACCCAAGCTACCAATGATGCTGAAAATATGGAAGAAGTGGTTGCTAAGCAACAACAAAATAATGCTGCCGCTGATAGAAATGCTCTTTTAGCTGAAAATGAACGATCATTACATGGTGAAATGGCTGAACTACACGGAGAAAGTGTTGAAATAGAAAAAAGTCGACCAAATGAACAGGATCATAAGAATGGTTCTGAGGCAGCTCACAAAACAAATCATGTTGAAGATATGGGCGTTATGTCtggaaaaaataaaagtaaagacGAAATAGATGCCGACATAGAAGAACCAGAAATTAACAATAGCAAAAAAGAAATAGATCCAACTCTTGAAGAAGAAAATCAAGTTCAGTCAGAAGCATGTAAAACAAATGAAGATAAGGACAAGAGTAAAGAAGAAGAGGAAAAGGAAGAAAGCGAACAAGAACACAGTGAAGAAGAGCAAGAACAAAGTGAAGTAGAACTAGAAAAGAATGAAGTAGAACAAGAACACAGTGAAGAAGAACAAGAACAAAGTGAAGTAGAAGCAGACCAAAGCGAAGTAGAACCAGAACAGAGTGAAGAAGAACAGGAACAGAGCGAAGAAGAACAAGAACCAAGTGAGGTAGCTCAAGAAGAAAGTGAAGAGGAACAGCAAGAAAGCGAAGAAGAGCAGGAACCAAGTTTAGATGATCAGGAGAATGAGAATCAAACCGACGAAGCCATCAGAGATCAAGATGAGGAAATGCCTCCAGCAGACCAAGATGAGGAGATGGAAGAAATGGTGTGGAATGATAACGATGAGGATAAGCTTAGTGATGTTGCGGAAAAGGAACTTGCTACTAAATCAGAACAAATTAGCAAGAACCTCAGCAAACTGAAGCATATAgacaaaagtaaaaatattacaaataag
This window harbors:
- the LOC125232084 gene encoding probable WRKY transcription factor protein 1, whose protein sequence is MSKSHSKISPARSQGFITPQQRTRRTLSSASPAQSEGRLSTVVEKFVKSDRLVLSPMKRRSVLPDDTDIEAPRRASWWKKLEGSSRDVLEALDTNKMPDNLLEEYEFEVEKDNKQSQSDQQSQSSDNESVASIVVPQRRLFDQKKQTQAKFGDIMGSRKSLGRTNIEDQSIEVAPKNLFNKGPRNRPVFPAALLNSTNKTINKTVEPEINKQTRPNLFGQAGTKRKNMFTDFVLSDDSEGDSEVQHKVFGFKKNNKRMSLGTRSRRMPSLTPSMTTEIDIDDWNLLPSSTMIGAQEASQISDKDIEMQDENQDNTLTDDIPLNHTNNTSVIQDEENDKTLTNENIDVNKTQDGNVKDVSKRVNKTREKSKLNSSAKDKSLQNKSTKPSANSTNTKNMETEEVIVEQQQNNTVADKNTRLADNEQSLEDKMAEIHGESVEIEKSRLNTVSNKTGENIGVDKSQDVVPKDVSKKVNQTYNKSKSKLNTSVQDKSLQNKSTTQATNDAENMEEVVAKQQQNNAAADRNALLAENERSLHGEMAELHGESVEIEKSRPNEQDHKNGSEAAHKTNHVEDMGVMSGKNKSKDEIDADIEEPEINNSKKEIDPTLEEENQVQSEACKTNEDKDKSKEEEEKEESEQEHSEEEQEQSEVELEKNEVEQEHSEEEQEQSEVEADQSEVEPEQSEEEQEQSEEEQEPSEVAQEESEEEQQESEEEQEPSLDDQENENQTDEAIRDQDEEMPPADQDEEMEEMVWNDNDEDKLSDVAEKELATKSEQISKNLSKLKHIDKSKNITNKSHKIVDESADNDKIEDENDVVEGTPNNSTHDTTGRNRKKDVSKIKSPEAVLQNITTDNESFRPIGRSTTFRKSKSVYGTMNMGHSLAPDQESTLGNEGSRNSSTEGSEWDSHRTTRKTIRQTLGKEYTTRKSLRALVMEQSAKRQTELYNRTASKFDKTKNKTVTEDGNDKNASKMNKTVVEDGNNKNASTINKTQNKTVIDDANNDNASNKTKNKTVSEDIDHQHIRFRRSNRVSSNQSPNLKSPVHDTSIHHVPDPLISEHQVSYHKSRALISEIISNPDQSVSTPDNNDSGPEISMNASYGQGMSASGHEMQETADKIINKDNSRRSTSIHSKSLQHSEEVLDYEASEQVISGLEGQDDSEHESMNEKESEPENEEIEQSKQEAESEVEHEDSQQEIEADSEHETQEEIEESQQEIVSDQEEIEDEHEESQQEIESEQDMVDEQDESQQEIDEQDQSQQEIESDQEESQQEIESEHEQESENDVSQEQESDHDIRNYETDQDDDFISALNSKFQTPEKRGASRVVFDSNMMSVDEIDFEGVSRQTNDVTENTESERESELRHSGSFRRASEPRVQDVSVGTKKSMLMMQLQKITQENEERRMKIRESVQKSLKPTRYNFNATSPVQRKYSIRRMTEPKKPRPKAKPTGVPTDTLPKAFYEDLMYKPPKRFQPATAPWITKRLYKFLETKLEPKYDYRARIRAEELVQTIFSFAKLVRRHDAAPAQAVEELKKEMARLRVVTTHYEFYDFFHEFMPREIRIKVNPDVVNRIPMPRNGIFSEILPPRSVVE